In Terriglobia bacterium, the following proteins share a genomic window:
- a CDS encoding LuxR C-terminal-related transcriptional regulator, with the protein MRFRSRRKIANTNKESASHLHLSEQTVKNHVHRISRQVHAHSRSEIVETVRNCDFSL; encoded by the coding sequence TTGCGTTTCCGATCCCGGCGAAAAATAGCTAATACAAACAAAGAAAGTGCCAGCCATCTGCATCTTTCAGAACAGACCGTCAAGAACCACGTTCACCGGATCTCGCGGCAGGTACACGCGCACAGCCGCTCTGAAATCGTGGAGACGGTGCGCAACTGCGATTTTTCCTTATAG
- a CDS encoding PEP-CTERM sorting domain-containing protein, with the protein MLKKLALILVMSGSLMTVNADTVTQIASSAANTTNNSITLGIPNAGPTQDIAPHPAWSGPLPGSNWVSFTNTGNPSDPDFYTVPNETGVTFFDTFSLSGPITAATLTVLADDTASVAVNGTPIFWANMGGSYPTCSSVAIGCLTSTAGIFNLSQLQPYLNSNGSNTISFTVYQKAGSSYGLDYAGAFTTTTVPEPGTIILLGCGLAGLALTTRRQFAS; encoded by the coding sequence ATGTTAAAGAAACTCGCTTTGATCTTGGTCATGAGTGGTTCTCTGATGACCGTGAATGCAGATACAGTCACTCAGATTGCCAGCTCTGCCGCCAACACAACCAACAACTCGATCACCTTGGGTATTCCCAATGCTGGTCCTACCCAAGACATTGCTCCACATCCAGCCTGGTCCGGGCCACTACCCGGGTCTAATTGGGTATCATTCACAAACACCGGCAATCCTTCTGATCCGGATTTCTACACCGTGCCCAACGAGACCGGCGTCACGTTTTTTGATACTTTCAGCCTGTCTGGTCCCATCACAGCCGCCACACTGACGGTCCTGGCTGACGATACGGCCTCGGTCGCCGTGAATGGAACGCCAATCTTCTGGGCTAACATGGGCGGTTCCTACCCCACCTGTTCGTCCGTAGCCATTGGCTGCTTGACGAGCACGGCGGGGATTTTCAACCTGTCACAGTTGCAGCCTTACCTCAACTCGAATGGCTCCAATACGATTTCTTTCACGGTCTACCAAAAAGCCGGCAGCTCCTACGGTCTGGATTATGCCGGTGCGTTCACGACAACCACAGTTCCCGAGCCGGGCACGATCATCTTGCTCGGTTGCGGGCTCGCCGGTCTCGCTCTGACAACTCGTCGTCAATTCGCGAGCTAG
- a CDS encoding efflux RND transporter permease subunit, producing the protein MLSSIVRFSLRFRGIVIALACALFGYGVYSLTQARYDVFPEFAPPQVVIQTEAPGLAPEQVEVLVTQPIENAVIGVSGIDSLRSGSVQGLSLITVVFRPSSSIYLDRQVVGERLSTLTGRLPTGVSPPVMTPLTSSTSIVMAVGLTWPNHPLMDLTTVADWTLKQRLLAVPGVAKIAIFGEEARQIQLQFIPQQLIRYGLTVDDVIAAARQATGIRGSGFVDTPNQRIVLQTEGQSSTAEQISRVVLLHRNGANVTLGDVCHVVDAPAPPIGAASIRAERGLILMVSSQYGANMLEVTRGLDQALAELRPALSKQGIVVHPDIFRPADFIETALRNVRSSLLIGAALIVVVLFLFLFNLRTAAISCTAIPLSLLAAVIVLEKLGFSLNTMTLGGLVIAIGEVVDDAVIDVENIYRRLRENRASESPRSVLQVVFDASLEVRSAVVYATFAVILVFFPVLTMSGLAGRIFAPLGTAYILAILASLVVALTVTPALCFLLLGDRDLPPQEPPIVRWSRARYQKLLLGVEKSPRLVIAVVAVMIVLGVAILPFLEGSFLPRLQEGNLTVHMTTVPGTSVEESSRLGDRVTHALLGIPGVRSVAQRVGRAELADDVAGTHSSEFDVSLNALNGTRMAAAQKDIRSALSKFAGATFSANSFLTERINETLSGYTGGIVINIFGNDLDRLDHEAREVTRTLSRIKGATGVQLQSPPGMPQVVVRLRKDDLARWGFDAVHVLDVVQTSFGGDIVGQVYQDNRVFDVSVILAPSERNSVQEIGALPLRGPDGNYVPLRQLADIYETSGRYMVLHQGARRVQTVTCNVQGRDPTSFVTEARNHISKLSFPPGTYVEFAGTAAAQSQSRHDLLVHALLAGLGIVLLLSVVMGNYRNLLLVLANLPFALVGGVLAVVATGGTLSLGSLIGFVTLFGITLRNSIMMISHYEHLVGAEGMDWGLKTALRGASERLAPILMTALVTGLGLLPLALGSGAPGREIEGPMAIVILGGLLTSTALNLLVLPSLSLRYGRFERLEREL; encoded by the coding sequence ATGCTCTCATCCATCGTTCGGTTCTCGCTTCGCTTTCGCGGCATTGTTATCGCGCTCGCCTGTGCGCTGTTCGGCTATGGTGTTTACTCGCTGACGCAGGCGCGGTACGACGTCTTCCCGGAGTTCGCACCGCCGCAGGTCGTAATTCAGACCGAGGCGCCGGGACTGGCTCCTGAACAGGTCGAAGTCCTGGTCACGCAGCCGATTGAAAACGCGGTCATCGGGGTTTCGGGAATCGATTCCCTCCGATCCGGCTCCGTCCAGGGACTCTCCTTGATCACTGTGGTCTTTCGTCCGAGCAGCAGCATTTACCTTGACCGACAGGTCGTTGGCGAACGACTGTCCACGCTCACCGGGCGGCTACCAACTGGAGTCAGTCCGCCAGTGATGACCCCGCTCACTTCTTCGACGAGTATTGTGATGGCCGTGGGACTCACGTGGCCTAACCATCCCCTGATGGACCTGACTACGGTTGCAGACTGGACACTCAAGCAACGGCTCTTGGCCGTGCCGGGAGTGGCCAAAATCGCGATCTTCGGAGAAGAGGCCCGCCAAATCCAACTTCAATTTATCCCCCAGCAGCTTATTCGGTACGGATTGACGGTCGATGACGTCATCGCTGCCGCGCGTCAGGCAACCGGCATTCGCGGGTCCGGTTTCGTAGACACGCCCAATCAGCGGATTGTGCTACAGACCGAGGGTCAGTCGAGCACAGCGGAGCAAATCTCCCGCGTCGTTCTTCTCCACCGCAACGGAGCGAACGTCACCTTGGGGGATGTCTGTCACGTGGTTGACGCTCCTGCGCCGCCTATTGGCGCAGCCTCGATCCGAGCCGAGCGCGGCCTCATATTGATGGTTTCCTCGCAGTACGGAGCCAACATGCTCGAAGTTACGCGGGGACTCGACCAGGCGCTCGCGGAGCTTCGTCCCGCTCTTTCGAAACAGGGAATCGTCGTACATCCCGATATTTTTCGTCCGGCTGACTTCATCGAGACGGCGCTGCGCAACGTCCGATCATCCTTGCTCATCGGGGCCGCGCTGATTGTCGTGGTGTTGTTCTTGTTCCTCTTCAACCTGCGTACGGCGGCGATCTCCTGCACTGCCATTCCCCTTTCGCTGCTGGCGGCGGTGATCGTGCTCGAAAAGCTCGGTTTCAGCCTGAACACCATGACTCTGGGTGGATTGGTGATCGCCATCGGAGAGGTCGTGGACGACGCTGTTATCGACGTGGAGAACATCTATCGGCGACTGCGCGAAAATCGCGCATCCGAATCTCCCCGATCCGTGTTACAGGTCGTGTTCGATGCTTCACTCGAAGTACGCAGCGCCGTCGTTTATGCCACTTTCGCGGTGATTCTTGTTTTCTTCCCGGTGCTCACGATGTCGGGCCTCGCGGGCCGCATTTTTGCTCCTCTTGGCACAGCCTACATCTTGGCAATCTTGGCCTCTTTGGTGGTGGCTTTGACCGTGACGCCTGCTCTTTGTTTTCTTTTGTTAGGTGATCGTGATCTTCCGCCTCAGGAGCCGCCCATCGTTCGCTGGTCAAGGGCTAGATATCAAAAGCTGTTGCTAGGAGTCGAAAAGTCGCCGCGACTCGTGATTGCGGTCGTTGCCGTTATGATTGTTCTCGGCGTTGCCATTCTGCCTTTTCTGGAAGGTTCCTTCCTTCCGCGTCTACAAGAGGGAAACCTCACGGTGCATATGACGACGGTTCCGGGGACTTCCGTTGAAGAATCATCGCGTTTGGGCGACCGCGTCACTCACGCGCTCTTGGGTATTCCTGGTGTGCGCTCGGTAGCTCAGCGGGTGGGAAGGGCTGAACTTGCCGATGATGTTGCCGGAACCCACTCAAGCGAGTTTGACGTGAGTCTTAACGCTCTCAACGGAACGCGAATGGCAGCCGCACAGAAGGACATCAGGAGCGCGCTCTCAAAGTTTGCCGGCGCGACCTTCTCGGCGAACAGCTTCCTCACGGAACGCATTAACGAGACACTCTCCGGCTACACCGGCGGAATCGTGATCAATATCTTTGGCAACGATCTCGACCGGCTTGACCACGAAGCACGAGAAGTCACTCGCACGTTGAGCCGTATTAAAGGTGCTACCGGAGTTCAGCTTCAGTCGCCGCCGGGAATGCCGCAGGTTGTCGTCCGCTTGCGGAAGGATGATCTTGCACGCTGGGGCTTCGACGCAGTGCATGTCCTTGATGTGGTGCAAACCTCCTTTGGCGGAGACATCGTTGGCCAAGTCTATCAAGATAATCGAGTGTTCGACGTCTCCGTAATTCTCGCGCCGTCTGAACGCAATAGCGTGCAGGAAATAGGCGCCCTTCCGCTGCGAGGACCTGACGGGAACTATGTGCCACTTCGGCAGCTTGCTGACATCTACGAAACCTCCGGGCGCTACATGGTCCTGCACCAAGGCGCACGCCGAGTGCAGACAGTGACGTGCAATGTGCAGGGACGTGACCCGACTTCGTTCGTAACCGAAGCCCGGAACCACATTTCCAAACTATCATTTCCACCCGGGACTTATGTGGAATTCGCTGGCACGGCAGCCGCCCAGTCTCAATCCCGCCATGATCTGTTGGTCCACGCGCTGCTGGCGGGACTGGGGATCGTGCTGCTCCTCTCGGTGGTCATGGGGAACTACCGCAATCTGCTACTGGTCCTTGCGAACCTGCCCTTTGCGCTTGTGGGAGGCGTCCTGGCTGTCGTAGCCACGGGCGGGACGTTATCGCTCGGATCGCTCATCGGTTTTGTAACCCTCTTTGGAATCACGCTGCGAAATTCCATCATGATGATTTCTCATTATGAGCATCTTGTGGGCGCGGAAGGAATGGATTGGGGCTTGAAAACTGCACTTCGGGGCGCAAGTGAGCGCCTCGCACCGATCCTGATGACCGCGCTCGTTACCGGCTTGGGGCTGCTTCCTTTGGCGCTTGGCAGTGGCGCACCGGGCCGCGAGATCGAGGGTCCGATGGCCATTGTGATTCTTGGCGGTTTATTGACGTCGACCGCGCTGAACTTGCTGGTTCTACCGAGCTTGTCATTGCGTTATGGCCGGTTTGAGAGGCTGGAACGCGAACTTTAG